The Bacillus sp. Y1 genome has a window encoding:
- a CDS encoding LysE family translocator produces MNDFYTFLVLSLFVVMSPGIDTALITKRTISDGRIDGYKMALGITTGSLVHTFAAAFGLSAILMQSAVAFEIVKYAGAVYLIYLGLSSFITKKNKYVTHIENQNNSELKKSAFKQGLFSNVLNPKVAMFFLTFLPQFVKTGADATQLFIMMGVIYTVLSITWFFVYVFFINYLREWLMSPKVQRIMDKVTGLVLIGFGLKLALDKQH; encoded by the coding sequence ATGAATGATTTCTATACGTTTTTAGTCCTTTCATTGTTCGTTGTGATGAGTCCAGGAATTGATACAGCACTAATTACAAAAAGGACTATTTCAGATGGAAGAATTGACGGCTATAAAATGGCTCTAGGTATTACAACTGGTTCATTGGTGCATACATTTGCAGCTGCGTTTGGTCTTTCAGCTATATTAATGCAGTCCGCCGTTGCTTTTGAAATCGTTAAATACGCAGGTGCCGTCTACTTGATATACCTTGGATTATCCTCTTTTATCACTAAGAAAAACAAATACGTTACTCATATTGAAAACCAGAATAATTCTGAATTGAAAAAATCAGCCTTTAAACAAGGGTTGTTCTCCAATGTGCTTAATCCAAAGGTTGCCATGTTCTTTCTAACATTTTTACCCCAATTTGTGAAAACAGGAGCAGACGCGACACAACTATTTATTATGATGGGTGTTATTTATACAGTGCTATCTATTACTTGGTTTTTTGTTTATGTCTTTTTTATTAACTATTTACGTGAATGGCTTATGTCTCCAAAAGTACAAAGGATCATGGATAAAGTAACGGGTCTTGTATTAATTGGATTTGGATTAAAGTTGGCTTTAGATAAGCAACATTAA
- the fdhD gene encoding formate dehydrogenase accessory sulfurtransferase FdhD, with amino-acid sequence MDNEIDEVTTTRSIMRFDGQDFYEQEETIAVEFPLTVMLDGQEFATMVCTPANMEELVIGFLASEGVIRRYDEIQSLTIDDSKGFAYVELVTKKEIQNHHHSKRFIGSCCGKGRQFYFYNDMKTAKTVMSKTTITGQDCQRLMNLMQESSSHFQQTGGVHNSALCSKEGIIVSRTDIGRHNALDKIFGYCLINRIPLKDKIIVFSGRISSEVLLKAAKIGVGIVLSKSAPTNLALDLAEELGITAVGFIRGQGFNVYTHQERILGG; translated from the coding sequence ATGGACAATGAAATAGATGAAGTGACCACCACTAGAAGCATCATGAGATTTGACGGCCAGGACTTCTATGAACAAGAGGAGACAATAGCTGTTGAATTCCCGCTAACGGTGATGTTGGATGGTCAGGAATTTGCTACCATGGTCTGTACCCCTGCTAATATGGAAGAACTCGTTATCGGTTTTTTAGCTTCAGAAGGTGTAATTCGAAGGTATGATGAGATTCAATCGTTAACAATTGACGACTCTAAAGGGTTTGCATATGTGGAGCTAGTGACTAAGAAGGAAATACAAAACCACCATCACTCCAAACGCTTTATTGGTTCATGCTGTGGGAAAGGACGACAGTTTTACTTTTACAATGATATGAAAACGGCAAAAACAGTCATGAGTAAGACAACTATAACTGGCCAAGACTGTCAGAGGCTGATGAACCTTATGCAAGAAAGTTCATCTCACTTTCAACAAACGGGCGGCGTGCACAATTCGGCTTTGTGTTCAAAAGAAGGGATCATAGTTTCACGGACGGATATTGGTCGCCACAATGCTTTAGACAAAATTTTTGGATATTGCTTAATCAATCGCATTCCGTTGAAAGACAAGATTATTGTATTTAGTGGACGAATTTCTTCAGAGGTATTGTTGAAGGCTGCAAAAATTGGAGTTGGAATTGTATTATCAAAATCAGCTCCTACAAACCTAGCACTTGATTTGGCTGAAGAACTAGGTATTACAGCTGTTGGATTCATTCGCGGTCAAGGGTTTAATGTATACACACATCAAGAACGTATTTTAGGTGGATAA
- a CDS encoding L-lactate MFS transporter — protein MKTTKNRWLIALSAVGIHISIGSVYAWSNFTAPLKNMFGWSDSEVALTFSIAILFLGLSAAFLGHFVEKYGPRKAGLLAAIFFGIGITGSGLAVDFGSKYMLYVCYGALGGIGLGVGYIAPVSTLVKWFPDRRGLATGLAIMGFGFAAAISSPIMNSLIETVGVANTFYILGVSYFAIMTLSSLYLEKPAEGWLPEGFQAKIESGKAKPTMELSQLMANEAVKTKRFWYLWLMLFINVTCGIAILAVAKPLAMESIGIDMTAAAALVGAIGIFNGLGRIGWASLSDYIGRPNTYTAFFVLQIVMFFFLPQVSIQWLFMAMLIVVYTCYGGGFSSIPAYIGDMFGTKQLGAIHGYILTAWAAAGLVGPLFAAWIKDTTGSYAGSLTFFSGLFVVALVISILIRFDINRLKAENAGKLGHSKEAV, from the coding sequence AATACATATTTCCATTGGTTCGGTATATGCATGGAGTAATTTTACCGCTCCCTTAAAGAACATGTTTGGGTGGTCGGATTCAGAGGTAGCACTTACTTTTAGTATCGCTATCTTATTTTTAGGTCTCTCAGCTGCATTTTTGGGACATTTTGTAGAAAAGTATGGTCCAAGAAAAGCAGGATTACTAGCAGCCATTTTCTTTGGAATTGGTATTACTGGTTCTGGTTTAGCAGTCGATTTTGGTTCAAAGTATATGCTTTATGTGTGTTACGGAGCACTAGGTGGAATTGGACTTGGAGTTGGTTACATCGCACCTGTTTCTACTCTAGTAAAATGGTTTCCTGATCGAAGAGGTTTAGCCACTGGCCTTGCTATTATGGGATTTGGGTTTGCAGCAGCCATTTCAAGCCCAATTATGAACTCATTGATTGAAACTGTAGGTGTAGCGAATACATTTTATATTTTAGGTGTATCATACTTTGCTATTATGACTCTTTCTTCATTATATTTAGAGAAGCCTGCTGAAGGTTGGTTACCAGAAGGTTTTCAAGCGAAAATTGAAAGTGGAAAGGCAAAACCAACCATGGAATTGTCACAGCTAATGGCTAATGAAGCAGTAAAAACAAAACGCTTCTGGTATTTATGGCTCATGTTATTCATTAATGTCACTTGTGGAATTGCCATCTTAGCGGTAGCGAAACCACTAGCGATGGAAAGCATCGGCATTGACATGACAGCAGCTGCAGCATTGGTTGGTGCAATTGGTATCTTTAATGGTTTAGGTCGAATTGGTTGGGCTTCCTTATCTGATTATATTGGACGTCCAAATACCTATACAGCCTTTTTTGTTCTACAAATTGTCATGTTTTTCTTTTTACCACAAGTGTCCATTCAGTGGTTATTTATGGCTATGCTTATTGTCGTTTATACTTGCTATGGTGGTGGATTTTCTTCTATTCCAGCTTATATTGGAGATATGTTTGGTACAAAGCAACTTGGGGCCATCCATGGCTATATTTTAACGGCATGGGCAGCTGCAGGACTAGTTGGTCCTTTATTCGCTGCATGGATTAAGGATACGACTGGCAGCTATGCAGGAAGTTTAACCTTCTTTTCCGGATTATTTGTAGTTGCATTAGTGATATCAATTTTAATAAGATTTGATATTAATAGATTAAAAGCAGAGAATGCCGGAAAGTTAGGACATTCTAAAGAAGCAGTATAA
- a CDS encoding SDR family NAD(P)-dependent oxidoreductase, with protein MTNYKKVWFITGAGRGMGVDFAKAALAAGYQVVATGRNTDKVAKALGDHENLLIVKLDITDPLDAETAVKLAVDRFGRIDVLVNNAGSFYGGFFEELTPQQIERQITTNLYGPMNVTRAVLPFMRKVRSGHIISISSLAGLAGFEYNAAYCASKFGLEGFMESLHHDVAPFGIKTTIVEPGFFRTKFLELESKFLAEASIDDYAERNAQFYAFWEEKNGKQEGDPTKLAKALITIVNQEEPPSRWIAGADALAGAEQKVVELQQQINAYRDLSTSLAYEDE; from the coding sequence ATGACTAACTATAAAAAAGTTTGGTTTATCACAGGTGCTGGACGTGGAATGGGTGTTGATTTCGCAAAAGCAGCACTTGCAGCAGGATACCAGGTTGTCGCCACTGGTCGTAATACTGACAAGGTAGCCAAAGCCCTTGGCGATCACGAAAATCTGTTAATTGTGAAGTTGGATATTACTGACCCATTAGATGCCGAGACTGCCGTGAAGTTAGCCGTCGACCGTTTTGGCCGTATTGATGTGTTGGTCAACAACGCAGGTAGCTTCTATGGTGGTTTCTTCGAGGAACTTACACCACAACAGATTGAACGTCAAATCACGACCAACCTGTATGGCCCTATGAACGTCACCCGTGCCGTGTTGCCATTTATGCGTAAGGTTCGTTCTGGACATATTATATCAATTTCTTCTCTTGCAGGATTAGCTGGATTTGAATACAATGCTGCATACTGTGCTTCGAAGTTCGGTCTTGAAGGCTTTATGGAGTCGTTACATCATGATGTTGCCCCTTTTGGTATTAAAACGACCATTGTAGAACCAGGTTTCTTCCGTACCAAATTTTTAGAGCTAGAATCAAAATTCCTTGCTGAGGCATCTATTGATGATTACGCCGAGCGTAATGCACAATTCTATGCTTTTTGGGAAGAAAAAAATGGAAAGCAGGAAGGCGATCCTACCAAACTTGCTAAGGCTTTGATCACCATCGTAAATCAGGAGGAACCACCGTCACGCTGGATCGCTGGTGCAGATGCCCTTGCTGGTGCCGAACAAAAAGTTGTAGAACTTCAACAACAGATCAACGCCTATCGTGACTTATCTACCTCCCTCGCATACGAGGATGAGTAA
- a CDS encoding SDR family oxidoreductase, translating into MTHDKQVALVTGGNRGIGYELVKQLSLSGFNVILASRDHEMGNKAVQKLKELNLDVSCIEMDVSNHESITQAAITLNEQYGRLDVLINNAGVYLDENENLLTMDPSILQKTMETNFFGVYHVMRSFIPLMEKQGYGRIINISSEYGAISEMSSPGVGAYKLSKFALNGLTRLVAAETKGDIKINAVDPGWVSSDMGGPSAPRTPREAAESILWLATIGSEGPNGGFFRDGKQIPW; encoded by the coding sequence ATGACACATGATAAACAAGTGGCGCTTGTAACTGGAGGGAATCGAGGAATTGGGTATGAGCTGGTCAAACAATTGAGTTTGTCTGGTTTTAATGTCATTTTGGCAAGTCGGGATCATGAAATGGGTAATAAGGCTGTGCAAAAACTTAAGGAGTTAAATCTGGATGTTTCGTGTATTGAGATGGATGTTTCAAATCACGAAAGCATCACCCAAGCTGCAATTACTCTAAATGAGCAATATGGAAGATTAGATGTATTAATTAATAATGCAGGCGTGTATTTAGACGAGAATGAAAATTTATTGACTATGGATCCTAGTATTCTCCAGAAAACAATGGAAACTAATTTCTTTGGTGTCTACCATGTCATGCGTTCCTTTATTCCCTTAATGGAAAAACAAGGATATGGGAGAATTATTAATATTTCCTCAGAATATGGGGCGATAAGCGAAATGTCCTCTCCAGGAGTAGGCGCCTATAAGTTGTCCAAATTTGCCTTAAATGGTTTGACAAGATTAGTAGCTGCAGAAACTAAAGGTGATATTAAAATAAATGCAGTTGATCCGGGATGGGTAAGCTCAGATATGGGGGGACCATCTGCCCCAAGAACACCAAGGGAAGCAGCCGAGTCTATCCTGTGGTTAGCGACGATTGGGTCTGAAGGACCAAACGGAGGGTTCTTTAGAGATGGGAAACAAATACCTTGGTAG
- a CDS encoding FdhF/YdeP family oxidoreductase codes for MGKTKHPGPQKKALLPAPKYWVSPIPFGLGKIKPKHIRDTMKVAYDNKDNLGYATRIITEGVCDGCALGVSGLYDQTLTGPHLCTTRLNVLRLNTMPAIKPEILHADIDELKKYDSTELRKLGRIPYPMIRRKGERKFSRITWDDAMNMIAGKMKKLNPKQYAFYLTSRGITNENYYVAAKVSRFLGANNIDNASRICHSPSKTALKRSIGVGASTSNYLDWIGTDILLFWGSVASNASPVSSKYMLEAKKKGTKIIVINPYREPAMENYWIPSNPESALFGTKLADDFYQVNIGGDIAFMHGIMKHWFDMESKQHGSAINHQFVQEHVNGYEELKAKVQEQTWEHIIESSGVTKERIIELAEILAKAKNAVFAWALGLTMHSFATDNISQVANLALLRGFLGRKHSGLMPFRGHSSVQGSGEMGADPFVLPGGDFYGENIERIEKLWGFKLPRWQGDIVGVTLENIMLPEDHERKVKLYYLSGGNFLETMPDPIFVEKALSQLDIRVHQDIILNTSTLVDAKEAVIVLPAKTRYEQEGGGTSTSTERMVYYSPEIEGNKNRIEEAREEWKIYIDLAKRVNPTMAHQVDFKDAQAIRDEIALANPNYDGIQHLKKKGDVFQWGGAWLCEDGICPTPDGKGTLITVDIPNMGKKEGQFLLTTRRGKQFNSMVFSEKDPLNGSDRYDVLINAEEARLHRIADGEGIVVYNQHGVFQGRAKYADITTGNLGVHFPEGNFLLPKGKYEKFAGIPDYNIAVKVEKAERFNARKDTQYLEKPIPDLETEVS; via the coding sequence ATGGGGAAAACAAAACATCCAGGACCACAAAAGAAAGCCTTACTACCCGCACCGAAGTACTGGGTTAGTCCCATCCCATTTGGATTAGGAAAGATTAAACCAAAACATATCCGCGATACGATGAAGGTCGCTTATGATAATAAAGACAATTTAGGGTATGCCACTCGAATCATTACAGAGGGCGTATGTGACGGTTGTGCGCTTGGAGTATCTGGCTTGTATGACCAAACTTTAACCGGTCCACATCTGTGTACGACCCGTTTAAATGTTTTAAGATTAAACACCATGCCAGCAATTAAACCAGAGATTCTTCATGCAGATATTGACGAACTTAAAAAATATGACAGTACGGAACTTCGGAAACTTGGTCGTATCCCATATCCAATGATTCGTCGCAAAGGTGAGCGTAAGTTTTCTCGCATTACATGGGATGATGCGATGAATATGATTGCCGGAAAGATGAAAAAGCTAAATCCTAAGCAATATGCTTTCTACTTAACATCACGTGGAATTACCAATGAAAATTATTATGTAGCAGCTAAAGTTTCACGCTTTTTAGGAGCAAACAATATCGATAATGCATCACGAATTTGTCACTCTCCAAGTAAAACGGCATTAAAACGTTCGATTGGTGTAGGAGCATCCACTTCGAACTATTTAGATTGGATTGGTACAGATATACTTCTATTCTGGGGTAGTGTGGCATCAAATGCTTCACCGGTATCTTCTAAATACATGTTAGAAGCTAAGAAAAAGGGTACAAAAATTATTGTTATTAATCCATATCGTGAGCCAGCAATGGAAAATTATTGGATTCCTTCCAACCCAGAATCAGCCCTATTTGGAACCAAACTAGCAGATGATTTCTACCAAGTTAATATCGGCGGAGACATTGCATTTATGCATGGAATCATGAAGCACTGGTTTGATATGGAATCCAAGCAACATGGTTCGGCAATTAATCATCAGTTTGTACAAGAACATGTGAATGGTTACGAAGAACTTAAAGCAAAGGTACAAGAGCAAACATGGGAACATATTATAGAATCATCAGGTGTAACAAAAGAGCGTATCATCGAGCTTGCTGAAATTTTAGCAAAAGCAAAAAATGCTGTCTTTGCCTGGGCTCTTGGTTTAACGATGCATTCCTTTGCAACAGACAACATCTCCCAAGTTGCTAATCTAGCATTATTACGTGGTTTCCTAGGTCGCAAGCACTCTGGTTTAATGCCGTTTCGTGGTCACTCCTCTGTACAAGGTTCTGGGGAAATGGGAGCAGATCCCTTTGTCTTACCAGGTGGAGATTTTTACGGTGAGAATATTGAGCGTATTGAAAAGCTGTGGGGCTTTAAACTTCCGCGTTGGCAAGGGGATATTGTTGGTGTCACTCTTGAAAATATTATGCTACCAGAAGACCATGAGAGAAAGGTGAAGTTATATTATTTAAGTGGTGGTAACTTCTTAGAAACCATGCCTGATCCCATATTTGTCGAAAAAGCATTATCTCAACTAGATATTCGTGTCCACCAAGATATTATCCTAAACACTTCTACTCTAGTAGATGCAAAAGAAGCAGTTATCGTGCTACCGGCGAAAACCAGATATGAGCAAGAAGGTGGCGGAACGTCAACTTCCACTGAAAGAATGGTTTACTATTCTCCTGAAATCGAAGGAAATAAAAACCGAATTGAGGAAGCTCGTGAAGAATGGAAAATCTACATTGATCTAGCAAAGCGTGTAAATCCTACTATGGCACATCAGGTGGATTTTAAAGATGCACAGGCGATCCGCGACGAGATCGCATTAGCAAATCCAAATTACGACGGTATCCAGCACCTAAAGAAAAAAGGTGATGTGTTCCAATGGGGCGGTGCATGGCTATGTGAAGATGGAATCTGTCCAACTCCAGATGGGAAAGGGACATTAATTACAGTCGATATCCCAAATATGGGTAAAAAAGAAGGACAGTTTTTACTAACGACTCGCCGTGGAAAGCAATTCAATTCCATGGTGTTTAGTGAAAAAGATCCATTGAACGGGTCTGACCGTTATGATGTCTTGATTAACGCTGAAGAAGCTCGTTTGCATAGGATTGCAGATGGAGAAGGGATTGTTGTCTATAATCAGCACGGAGTGTTTCAAGGACGTGCAAAGTATGCTGATATCACAACAGGGAACCTTGGTGTTCACTTCCCTGAAGGAAACTTCTTATTACCAAAAGGAAAATATGAAAAATTTGCTGGTATTCCAGATTATAATATTGCGGTAAAAGTAGAGAAAGCAGAACGTTTTAATGCTCGTAAAGATACACAATACCTGGAGAAACCAATTCCAGATCTAGAGACGGAAGTAAGCTAA
- a CDS encoding DUF2294 domain-containing protein — protein sequence MNKYEAEFSNIVRAFRKKHMGKGPSQVRTTFSKNWAICELEGNLSPIEKFIATAEDGRQMLRSARTEMVKEIYKKNHPTEMEELLGTKFVRVFVDIDIELDIGMSIFVFEDNIEEKFNM from the coding sequence GTGAATAAGTACGAAGCTGAGTTTAGCAATATTGTTCGAGCCTTTCGTAAAAAGCATATGGGAAAAGGTCCAAGTCAAGTTCGAACCACTTTCTCAAAAAACTGGGCCATCTGTGAACTGGAGGGGAATCTATCCCCTATTGAAAAATTCATTGCCACAGCAGAAGATGGGCGCCAAATGCTTCGCTCTGCCCGTACAGAAATGGTGAAGGAGATTTATAAAAAAAATCATCCTACAGAAATGGAAGAATTGCTTGGCACAAAATTCGTCCGTGTGTTTGTCGATATCGATATTGAGTTAGACATAGGTATGTCGATCTTTGTATTTGAAGATAACATTGAAGAGAAATTTAATATGTAA
- a CDS encoding MFS transporter, with protein MAKQNNLLIFILTIGVFGILNTEMGVIGILPSLAEHFNVSVSKAGLLVSLFALVIAVSGPTMPLLFSGINRKKVMLLVLGVFVVGNIVSIFTTNFSIALIARVIPALFHPIYCSLAFSVVAASVSKEEAPKAVSKVFIGVSAGMVVGVPIASFIASTISLQMAMVFFAVVNAIAFFATLLFVPSMPVTEKLSYGAQLSVLKKFVTWQSIVAVIFLNTAIFGVYSYLAEYLKTVTNMSSNTITIMLFVFGGANIIGNVLAGKLLTKNALSSVVLFPFVLGAVYILLFLFGHLSVPMAIITLFWGILAGVGGNINQYWIMSSAPEAPDFANGLFLTSANLGTTIGAAIGGLFISDLGTEYVVLVGILSLLLGSISIFLRNYMYSSTKQLSI; from the coding sequence TTGGCTAAACAAAATAATTTGTTGATTTTCATATTAACAATAGGAGTATTTGGTATCTTAAATACTGAAATGGGAGTTATCGGTATACTGCCTTCCCTTGCTGAACATTTTAATGTTAGTGTATCAAAAGCTGGTTTGCTGGTGAGTCTTTTTGCCCTAGTGATTGCAGTATCTGGTCCAACGATGCCTTTATTGTTTTCAGGTATCAATCGGAAGAAGGTTATGTTACTCGTACTTGGTGTTTTCGTTGTAGGGAACATTGTTTCTATATTTACAACTAACTTCAGCATTGCATTAATTGCTCGTGTGATACCAGCCCTTTTTCATCCCATTTATTGTTCATTGGCTTTTTCAGTGGTTGCTGCCTCAGTTAGCAAAGAAGAAGCTCCTAAAGCTGTTTCTAAAGTATTTATAGGTGTATCCGCTGGTATGGTAGTTGGCGTACCAATCGCTAGTTTTATTGCCAGTACAATTTCTTTACAAATGGCGATGGTATTCTTTGCTGTTGTAAATGCTATTGCATTCTTTGCTACCTTGCTATTTGTACCATCTATGCCTGTAACTGAAAAACTTTCTTATGGAGCACAATTATCCGTATTAAAAAAATTCGTTACTTGGCAGTCCATTGTAGCAGTCATTTTTCTGAACACAGCCATATTCGGGGTTTATAGTTATTTGGCTGAGTATTTAAAAACTGTTACGAATATGTCTTCGAATACAATTACGATTATGTTATTTGTATTCGGTGGCGCCAATATTATTGGGAATGTTTTGGCAGGGAAGTTACTTACTAAAAATGCCTTAAGTTCTGTAGTGTTATTTCCTTTCGTATTAGGAGCAGTTTATATCTTATTATTCCTTTTTGGACATTTATCCGTACCTATGGCAATCATTACTTTATTCTGGGGAATCTTAGCAGGAGTAGGAGGAAATATCAATCAATATTGGATTATGTCTTCAGCTCCCGAAGCACCTGATTTCGCTAATGGATTATTTTTAACATCGGCTAATCTAGGAACAACAATTGGAGCAGCTATAGGTGGATTATTTATATCAGATTTGGGTACAGAATACGTTGTATTAGTGGGAATCCTATCATTGCTACTAGGTTCCATATCTATTTTTCTAAGAAATTATATGTATAGTTCTACAAAACAACTTTCCATATAA
- a CDS encoding helix-turn-helix domain-containing protein — protein sequence MENIDIGKKVEKFRKAKGLSSRELAKIAEITPSMLSQIERGLANPSIQTLKVLAKALDVPTFSFLLEETNTKDLVVRSNKRKKMVVDNLSYELLSPDFTGTISTAIMNVPPNTSSSESLLEHKGEEVAFVLEGKIKVFLNEEEYILDTGDSVKIPAHMKHKWENNFSTKATILFSVTPSAF from the coding sequence ATGGAGAATATAGATATTGGGAAAAAAGTGGAGAAATTTAGAAAGGCTAAAGGTTTAAGTAGTAGAGAATTAGCAAAAATAGCTGAAATCACTCCATCAATGTTAAGTCAAATTGAACGAGGGCTGGCAAATCCCTCAATCCAAACGCTAAAGGTTTTAGCTAAAGCCCTTGACGTTCCTACCTTTAGTTTTTTGCTTGAAGAAACGAATACAAAAGATTTAGTTGTTAGGTCAAATAAGCGCAAGAAAATGGTAGTTGACAACTTATCGTACGAGTTATTGTCGCCTGATTTTACAGGAACAATCTCAACTGCGATTATGAATGTTCCTCCAAATACATCTTCTTCAGAGAGTCTTTTGGAACACAAAGGAGAAGAGGTTGCTTTTGTGTTAGAAGGGAAAATTAAAGTGTTTTTAAATGAGGAAGAATATATATTAGATACAGGTGATAGTGTGAAAATACCAGCACATATGAAGCATAAATGGGAAAATAATTTTTCTACAAAGGCTACGATACTATTTTCGGTCACCCCATCTGCTTTTTAA
- a CDS encoding DUF3231 family protein, whose protein sequence is MEKLKLTSSEIGSLWGEYVTGTATHVVITYMYSIIEDEEIKAVFKDAIQTFEKQKEQIKTFIENEGFPVPVGFNETDLYSGKERLFSDAFCLNYLNIMTLHGLLGHSTSLCISVRKDLRDFYDSCDNDAKRMYHQTIELLLEKGLFQRDPIFYAYEHPEYISSKDFKDGFFGKGRTLAATEIISISLNLKKSIMAKTLSIGFSQVAQSQEVRQFLSESEKTADDQIKAFAKILQADNLPVPKSLETEITISTDSPFSDKLLMYHMGFLFQAAQTYHGAGLATSMRTDLVTTYETIILQNLVVTKNWFDVMVKNKWLEQPPLAPNRKEISKEI, encoded by the coding sequence ATGGAAAAGTTGAAACTTACTTCCTCTGAAATAGGTTCATTATGGGGGGAGTATGTAACCGGAACAGCGACACATGTAGTAATTACATATATGTATTCAATTATTGAAGATGAAGAAATAAAAGCGGTATTCAAAGATGCAATCCAGACATTCGAAAAACAAAAGGAACAAATAAAGACTTTTATTGAAAATGAAGGATTTCCCGTTCCGGTTGGATTTAATGAGACTGACCTGTATTCAGGAAAAGAGAGATTGTTTTCAGATGCATTCTGCTTAAATTATTTAAACATAATGACTTTACATGGTTTATTAGGACATAGCACTTCATTATGCATTTCTGTAAGAAAAGATTTAAGGGATTTTTACGACTCATGCGATAACGATGCGAAAAGGATGTATCATCAAACTATAGAGTTATTGCTGGAAAAAGGACTTTTTCAGAGAGACCCAATATTTTATGCATATGAACATCCTGAATATATTTCAAGTAAAGATTTTAAAGATGGTTTTTTTGGAAAGGGTAGAACTCTTGCAGCGACTGAAATCATCAGTATATCTTTAAACCTAAAAAAAAGTATTATGGCTAAAACCCTTTCTATTGGATTCAGCCAAGTGGCTCAATCGCAAGAGGTTAGACAATTTTTAAGTGAATCTGAGAAGACTGCTGATGATCAAATAAAAGCATTTGCAAAAATACTGCAAGCTGACAATTTACCAGTTCCTAAATCTTTGGAAACAGAAATAACCATTTCAACAGACTCTCCATTTTCTGATAAGTTATTAATGTATCACATGGGTTTTTTGTTTCAAGCTGCACAAACTTATCATGGCGCAGGTCTTGCAACATCCATGCGAACAGACCTCGTGACCACTTATGAGACAATTATTTTACAAAACCTTGTGGTTACAAAGAATTGGTTTGATGTTATGGTAAAAAACAAATGGTTAGAACAACCTCCACTCGCACCTAATAGAAAAGAAATTTCAAAAGAAATATAA
- a CDS encoding LysR family transcriptional regulator, which translates to MELRVLRYFLTVAREGSMTAAADFLHVTQPTLSRQIKDLEQELGKKLFIRSSHSIILTDEGMLLRKRAEEIIDMVDKLGAEFSSMEETISGDVYIGGGETDAMRQIARVVKDLQLGYPNIRYHLYSGNEDDVTERLDKGLLDFGILIQPADLSKYNYINIPAKDVWGVVMRKDSPLAFKSTIQAADLLNVPLICSRQAIKQTFSKNEFADWFGEDFEKLNVVSTYNLAFNASLMVEEGIGYAITLDKIVNTSSDSNLCFRPLEPRLESGLNIVWKKHQVFSAAAEMFLKEIQAKFTNHL; encoded by the coding sequence ATGGAATTAAGAGTTTTGCGATATTTCCTTACGGTGGCAAGAGAAGGAAGCATGACGGCTGCTGCTGATTTTTTACACGTCACACAGCCAACCTTGTCCAGACAAATAAAGGACCTTGAACAAGAGTTAGGAAAAAAACTATTTATTCGAAGTAGTCACAGTATCATTCTCACAGATGAAGGAATGCTCCTGCGAAAGAGAGCAGAAGAAATCATAGATATGGTCGATAAATTAGGGGCTGAATTTAGTTCCATGGAAGAAACAATTAGTGGTGATGTTTATATAGGTGGCGGGGAAACAGATGCCATGAGACAGATAGCACGGGTAGTAAAAGATTTACAATTAGGTTATCCAAATATACGGTATCACCTCTACAGCGGAAACGAAGACGATGTGACTGAACGGCTTGACAAGGGATTGCTTGACTTTGGTATTTTAATTCAACCAGCGGATTTATCAAAATACAATTATATTAATATCCCTGCCAAAGATGTTTGGGGCGTTGTTATGAGGAAAGACAGTCCGCTTGCTTTCAAAAGTACCATTCAAGCAGCGGATTTATTAAATGTTCCTCTAATTTGTTCAAGACAGGCTATTAAACAGACATTTTCTAAAAATGAATTTGCGGATTGGTTTGGTGAAGATTTTGAAAAATTAAACGTTGTGTCTACATACAATCTTGCATTTAATGCTTCCCTTATGGTTGAAGAGGGCATTGGTTATGCCATAACCCTTGATAAAATAGTAAATACATCTAGTGATAGTAACCTTTGTTTTAGACCGCTAGAACCAAGACTTGAATCTGGCCTAAATATCGTTTGGAAAAAGCATCAGGTATTTTCCGCTGCTGCTGAGATGTTTTTAAAAGAAATTCAGGCGAAGTTTACAAATCATCTTTAA